In Vibrio sp. FE10, the following are encoded in one genomic region:
- the yjgA gene encoding ribosome biogenesis factor YjgA — MARKNQKAPWEPEEEIIWVSKTEMKTDMDALQKLGEELVELKPSILDKFPLSEDLALAIKDAQRFKNEAKRRQLQYIGKVMRNVDPEPIQAALDKIRNKHSQATVELHKLEQLRDRVVAEGDAAISDVMDMYPEADRQRLRQLARQANKEKAANKPAKSSREIFQILKELKLGD; from the coding sequence ATGGCTCGCAAAAACCAAAAAGCCCCATGGGAACCAGAAGAAGAAATCATCTGGGTAAGTAAGACTGAAATGAAAACGGACATGGACGCCCTGCAAAAGCTGGGAGAAGAGCTTGTTGAACTAAAGCCTTCTATTCTTGATAAGTTTCCTTTGTCTGAAGATCTGGCTTTAGCGATTAAAGATGCACAGCGCTTTAAAAATGAAGCAAAGCGCCGTCAGCTTCAATACATTGGTAAAGTAATGCGCAATGTAGATCCAGAGCCGATTCAAGCGGCTTTAGATAAGATTCGCAACAAACACTCTCAAGCAACAGTTGAACTGCACAAACTAGAGCAACTGCGTGACCGCGTTGTTGCTGAAGGCGATGCTGCCATTTCAGACGTGATGGATATGTACCCTGAAGCAGACCGTCAACGTCTTCGTCAGCTAGCTCGTCAAGCTAACAAAGAGAAAGCGGCAAATAAACCTGCTAAGTCTTCTCGTGAAATCTTCCAAATCTTAAAAGAGCTAAAGCTAGGCGACTAA
- the thiQ gene encoding thiamine ABC transporter ATP-binding protein: MLVMKDVDYHYHQELFRFDFQAEQGDIVALMGPSGAGKSTLLALVAGFIEPTSGEISVAGQSLIGKEAHQRPLAMLFQEHNLFAHLTVRENIGLGLHPGLKLTATQKLEVEQAAAQVGVAEYLDRLPEHLSGGQRQRVALARCFVQPHDIWLLDEPFSALDPLLREEMLSLVKRLAAERNITVLMVTHHLGDARSIANKFVFVALGKVLVEDSIDALTVDHPQGELSSFVRAGE; the protein is encoded by the coding sequence ATGTTAGTGATGAAAGATGTGGACTACCACTATCACCAAGAGTTGTTTCGTTTTGATTTTCAAGCAGAGCAGGGCGACATTGTTGCATTGATGGGGCCGAGTGGTGCGGGTAAATCCACACTGCTGGCGCTGGTGGCTGGTTTTATTGAGCCTACATCGGGTGAGATCTCGGTAGCAGGGCAGTCCTTGATAGGTAAAGAGGCGCATCAACGCCCATTGGCTATGCTGTTCCAAGAACATAATCTGTTTGCCCATCTTACCGTGCGTGAAAATATTGGTTTAGGGCTGCATCCAGGGTTAAAGCTTACCGCAACCCAAAAGCTCGAAGTTGAGCAAGCTGCCGCACAAGTTGGGGTCGCGGAGTATTTGGATAGATTGCCTGAGCACTTATCGGGGGGGCAACGTCAGCGTGTTGCGCTAGCTCGATGTTTTGTGCAGCCGCATGATATTTGGCTGCTTGATGAGCCCTTTTCTGCACTTGATCCTTTGCTTCGTGAAGAGATGCTGAGCTTAGTTAAGCGATTAGCAGCAGAGCGAAACATTACTGTTTTGATGGTGACACACCACTTAGGTGATGCGCGCAGTATCGCGAACAAGTTTGTGTTTGTGGCACTGGGTAAGGTTTTAGTCGAAGACTCGATAGACGCGCTAACTGTCGATCACCCACAAGGCGAATTGAGTTCATTTGTTCGAGCCGGAGAATAA
- the thiP gene encoding thiamine/thiamine pyrophosphate ABC transporter permease ThiP, translated as MIKRTPKVGIWVAILITAFVVSAVGALLSNAPSLDISQVWSDPYYWHVTKFSFYQATFSTLLSVGFAIPIAHALCRRQFFGRALLLRLFASTLVLPVLVGVFGLLAIYGNSGWLAKFLANFDIELPFSIYGLNGILLAHVFFNLPYASRLLLQALDTVPAEQHKLCAHLGMSHWNKFKWVEWPRLRQQLPHVCGLVFMLCFTSFATVMALGGGPKSTTIELAIYQAIKFDFGLQAGALLAIWQMLLCGVLAVSIQRLSKPISVTASQLSEEKYLVKDSWWSKAWDSFWIIVVSMLVLPPLAMVIFSGINSQALTVLSSEPFWAALMTSVRVASLASVIAVFIGIAILLTSRAWRLQNKNFRADKIELIGTIILVTPGLVISTGLFLLLRSFTDVFSLAFFIVIAVNSLMALPYVIKTLAQPMLHLSQQYQYVCASLGMTGFTRFRLVEWRALRKPMAHAFSISFMLAMGDLSAIALFGSQDFRTLPLYLFQLLGSYQMEAAAVVSVSLLLLSVGSFSLIEFLFTRTSNLNAKKLRNR; from the coding sequence ATGATAAAGAGAACACCTAAGGTCGGGATCTGGGTTGCGATACTCATTACCGCCTTCGTGGTTTCAGCAGTTGGGGCATTGCTTAGCAATGCCCCTTCTCTTGATATCAGCCAAGTATGGTCCGACCCTTACTATTGGCATGTAACGAAATTCAGTTTTTATCAAGCGACGTTCTCAACTTTACTGAGTGTTGGCTTTGCTATACCCATTGCGCACGCTCTGTGTCGCAGGCAATTTTTTGGACGAGCTCTGTTGCTCAGGCTGTTCGCGTCGACCTTGGTTCTGCCTGTGTTGGTCGGTGTATTTGGCTTGCTCGCGATTTATGGCAACAGTGGCTGGTTAGCTAAATTTTTGGCTAACTTCGACATTGAATTGCCATTCTCGATTTATGGTTTGAATGGCATTTTGCTCGCGCATGTCTTCTTTAATTTGCCTTATGCTAGCCGTCTGCTTTTACAGGCTTTGGATACCGTGCCTGCCGAGCAGCACAAGCTGTGTGCTCATTTGGGTATGAGTCACTGGAATAAATTTAAATGGGTCGAATGGCCGCGTTTAAGGCAACAACTGCCACATGTTTGTGGTTTGGTCTTCATGTTGTGTTTTACTAGCTTTGCTACCGTGATGGCTCTTGGCGGCGGCCCGAAATCGACCACTATCGAGCTAGCCATCTATCAAGCGATTAAATTCGATTTTGGCCTGCAAGCGGGTGCGTTACTCGCAATATGGCAAATGCTGTTGTGTGGTGTATTAGCGGTGAGTATTCAACGCCTATCTAAACCTATTTCAGTGACGGCCAGTCAGCTGTCGGAAGAGAAATATTTGGTTAAGGACAGCTGGTGGTCAAAAGCTTGGGATAGCTTTTGGATCATCGTAGTCTCAATGCTGGTATTGCCGCCTTTAGCTATGGTTATCTTTAGTGGTATTAACTCACAAGCTTTAACTGTGCTCAGCAGTGAACCGTTTTGGGCAGCGTTAATGACTTCGGTTCGTGTCGCTTCCTTGGCCAGTGTTATCGCCGTTTTTATTGGTATTGCGATATTGCTGACCAGTCGTGCATGGCGCTTGCAGAACAAGAATTTTAGAGCCGATAAAATCGAGTTGATTGGCACTATTATTTTAGTGACGCCGGGGCTAGTGATCAGTACTGGTCTCTTCTTATTGTTGCGTTCATTTACCGATGTGTTCAGCTTGGCTTTCTTTATTGTGATCGCCGTGAACAGCTTGATGGCACTACCTTATGTGATTAAAACCTTAGCTCAACCTATGCTGCACCTGTCTCAGCAATATCAGTATGTGTGTGCGAGTTTAGGGATGACGGGGTTCACCCGATTCAGACTAGTGGAATGGCGCGCACTGCGTAAACCTATGGCTCACGCATTCTCAATCAGTTTTATGCTAGCGATGGGCGACTTAAGTGCGATTGCCTTATTTGGTAGCCAAGACTTTAGAACTCTGCCTTTGTATCTATTCCAATTGTTAGGCAGCTATCAAATGGAAGCGGCGGCAGTGGTGTCAGTGAGTTTATTGTTGTTGAGTGTGGGCAGTTTTAGTCTGATTGAATTTTTATTTACTCGAACCTCAAATCTCAATGCTAAAAAGTTAAGGAACCGATGA
- the thiB gene encoding thiamine ABC transporter substrate binding subunit: protein MKFTLTTLAVTTAISFSAVAADNTLTVYTYDSFAADWGPRPAVEKAFEEKCGCDVNFVALEDGVSILNRLRLEGGNSKADIVLGLDNNLMAEAKATGLLAEHSVDTSSVTLPNGWNDSTFVPYDFGYFAFIYNKEKLANPPKSLKELVEQRDDLKVIYQDPRTSTPGQGMMLWMKSVYGDEATDAWKKLAQKTVTVTKGWSEAYSMFLEGESDLVLSYTTSPAYHIIAESDSKYAAASFEEGHYTQVEVAAKVKGSKNEKLADEFMAFILSDEFQSAMPTGNWMYPVTDIELPKGFEQLTVPQKALSFTPEEIAAKRKPWIREWQSALTF from the coding sequence GTGAAATTCACATTAACAACCCTTGCTGTTACTACAGCCATCTCTTTTTCTGCCGTTGCTGCAGACAATACTCTAACTGTATATACCTATGATTCTTTTGCTGCGGATTGGGGCCCTCGTCCTGCTGTTGAGAAAGCATTTGAAGAAAAGTGTGGCTGTGATGTGAATTTTGTCGCGCTAGAAGATGGCGTGTCTATTCTTAACCGCTTGCGTCTTGAAGGTGGTAATAGCAAAGCAGACATCGTGTTAGGCCTAGATAATAATCTAATGGCTGAAGCGAAAGCGACGGGCTTATTGGCTGAACATAGTGTTGATACGTCATCAGTGACACTTCCTAACGGCTGGAACGACAGTACCTTTGTTCCTTATGATTTTGGTTACTTTGCGTTTATCTATAACAAAGAGAAATTAGCAAATCCGCCTAAGAGTTTGAAAGAATTGGTTGAGCAGCGTGACGACCTCAAGGTTATCTACCAAGACCCACGTACTTCAACGCCAGGTCAAGGCATGATGCTATGGATGAAGTCTGTTTATGGTGATGAAGCGACAGACGCGTGGAAGAAGCTCGCTCAGAAAACGGTTACTGTGACTAAAGGTTGGTCTGAGGCTTACTCTATGTTCCTAGAAGGCGAGTCGGACTTAGTCCTGTCTTACACGACTTCTCCGGCTTACCACATCATTGCAGAAAGTGATTCTAAGTACGCAGCAGCAAGCTTTGAAGAAGGTCATTACACTCAAGTCGAAGTGGCAGCTAAGGTCAAAGGCAGCAAGAACGAAAAGCTGGCTGATGAATTTATGGCATTTATCCTGAGTGACGAGTTCCAATCAGCGATGCCAACGGGTAACTGGATGTACCCAGTGACCGACATCGAACTACCAAAAGGGTTCGAGCAGTTAACGGTACCGCAGAAAGCTCTGAGCTTTACGCCTGAAGAAATCGCCGCTAAGCGCAAGCCTTGGATCCGTGAATGGCAGAGTGCACTTACTTTTTAA
- a CDS encoding flavin prenyltransferase UbiX → MTKHDKAITLAFTGASGAPYGLRLLECLLAADYQVYLLISSAARVVLATEHELKLPAGPDAAKQALVKHLGCAPEKLVVCGKDDWFSPVASGSAAPKQMVVCPCSAGSLASIAHGLSDNLIERAADVVMKERGQLLLVVRETPFSTLHLENMHKLSTMGVTIMPAAPGFYHQPKSIEDLVDFMVARILDHLGIEQGLVPRWGYDQRN, encoded by the coding sequence ATGACAAAACACGATAAAGCTATAACCCTCGCTTTCACTGGCGCATCTGGTGCGCCTTACGGACTGCGTTTACTTGAATGCTTATTAGCGGCAGATTATCAGGTCTATTTACTGATATCGTCGGCAGCGCGAGTGGTGTTGGCGACAGAGCATGAACTTAAGTTACCTGCTGGGCCAGATGCTGCGAAACAAGCTTTAGTTAAGCATTTAGGTTGCGCCCCAGAAAAGCTGGTGGTGTGTGGCAAAGATGATTGGTTCTCACCGGTTGCCTCTGGTTCTGCAGCGCCGAAGCAGATGGTCGTTTGTCCATGTTCAGCGGGAAGCTTGGCTTCAATTGCTCATGGCTTATCAGATAATCTGATCGAGCGAGCAGCAGATGTGGTTATGAAAGAGCGAGGTCAGCTGTTGTTGGTGGTTCGTGAGACGCCATTTTCTACGTTGCACTTAGAGAACATGCACAAACTTTCGACCATGGGCGTCACGATCATGCCTGCGGCTCCGGGTTTTTATCACCAACCTAAGTCGATCGAAGATCTGGTCGATTTTATGGTGGCGCGAATTCTGGATCATCTTGGTATCGAGCAAGGTTTAGTGCCACGTTGGGGTTACGATCAACGTAATTGA
- the mpl gene encoding UDP-N-acetylmuramate:L-alanyl-gamma-D-glutamyl-meso-diaminopimelate ligase has product MHIHILGICGTFMGGAAVLARQLGHKVTGSDANVYPPMSTLLESQGIEIIEGFDPSQLEPRPDLVVIGNAMSRGNPCVEYVLDNNLRYTSGPQWLQEFLLHDRWVLAVSGTHGKTTTSSMLAWILEDCGYAPGFLVGGVLGNFGISARLGESMFFVVEADEYDSAFFDKRSKFVHYHPRTLVMNNLEFDHADIFDDLEAIKRQFHHLVRTVPSNGRIFSPKQDTAIQDVLSRGCWSETESSGELGDWDAKKLVKDGSKFEVFFQGECVGTVDWDLVGDHNVSNALMAIAAARHVGVTPDLGCESLATFINTKRRLEFKGEVAGVSVYDDFAHHPTAIELTLGGLRNKVDTKKIIAVLEPRSATMKRGVHKETLADSLKQADSTYLFQPDNIDWSVQDVADACHQPAHVSDDMDAFVAKIVSEAQAGDQILVMSNGGFGGIHQKLLDALALKG; this is encoded by the coding sequence ATGCATATTCATATCTTAGGAATTTGTGGCACCTTCATGGGTGGTGCTGCGGTATTGGCTCGTCAATTAGGTCACAAGGTTACTGGTAGTGACGCGAATGTTTACCCTCCAATGAGCACCTTGTTGGAGTCTCAGGGGATTGAGATTATTGAAGGGTTCGACCCGAGCCAATTAGAACCAAGACCTGACTTGGTGGTCATTGGCAATGCGATGAGCCGTGGCAACCCGTGCGTTGAGTATGTCTTAGATAACAACCTTAGATACACATCAGGACCGCAGTGGTTGCAAGAATTCTTACTGCATGACCGTTGGGTTCTGGCCGTATCAGGTACGCATGGTAAGACCACAACATCGAGCATGCTGGCTTGGATCCTTGAAGATTGCGGTTACGCTCCGGGCTTCCTTGTCGGTGGTGTATTGGGTAACTTTGGTATCTCTGCTCGCCTTGGTGAAAGCATGTTCTTCGTGGTTGAAGCCGACGAATACGACAGTGCTTTTTTTGATAAACGATCTAAGTTTGTTCATTACCACCCAAGAACGTTAGTGATGAACAATCTCGAATTCGACCATGCAGATATCTTTGATGACCTTGAAGCGATCAAGCGACAGTTCCATCATTTGGTTCGCACAGTGCCAAGCAATGGTCGTATTTTCTCACCGAAGCAAGATACCGCGATCCAAGATGTGTTATCTCGTGGTTGCTGGAGTGAAACTGAGTCGAGTGGTGAACTCGGTGATTGGGATGCCAAGAAGTTAGTTAAAGATGGTTCCAAATTTGAGGTGTTCTTCCAAGGCGAATGTGTTGGAACCGTAGACTGGGATTTGGTTGGCGATCATAACGTAAGCAATGCTCTGATGGCGATAGCGGCGGCAAGACATGTTGGTGTTACGCCTGACTTAGGGTGCGAATCACTGGCGACGTTCATTAATACCAAGCGTCGCTTAGAGTTTAAAGGCGAAGTAGCAGGTGTTTCTGTCTATGACGATTTTGCACATCATCCTACAGCGATTGAACTTACGCTCGGTGGCTTACGTAATAAGGTCGACACAAAGAAAATCATTGCCGTTTTAGAGCCTCGTTCCGCCACCATGAAGCGCGGTGTGCACAAAGAAACCTTGGCTGATTCGCTCAAGCAGGCGGATTCTACCTACTTATTCCAACCGGATAACATTGATTGGTCTGTACAAGACGTTGCCGATGCGTGCCATCAACCCGCGCACGTAAGTGATGACATGGATGCATTCGTTGCTAAAATTGTTTCAGAGGCACAAGCGGGCGACCAAATCTTGGTAATGAGTAATGGTGGCTTTGGTGGTATTCACCAGAAACTGTTGGATGCGTTGGCACTCAAGGGCTAA
- the fbp gene encoding class 1 fructose-bisphosphatase has protein sequence MSEMRTLGEFIVAKQNDFPHASGDLSSLLSSIRLAAKIVNREINKAGLVDITGAVGTDNVQGEEQQKLDLYANDKFKAALEARDQVCGVASEEEDEAVAFNKELNKNAKYVVLMDPLDGSSNIDVNVSVGTIFSIYRRVSPIGTPPTQEDFLQPGHKQVAAGYVIYGSSTMLVYTTGAGVNGFTYDPSLGTFCLSHENMMIPDEGKIYSINEGNYFRFPTGVKKYIKYCQEDEPSDNRPYTSRYIGSLVSDFHRNLLKGGIYLYPSTQSHPQGKLRLLYECNPIAFLMEQAGGIASDGVQRIMDIKPTELHQRVPFFVGSTDMVRKVEEFLELNQD, from the coding sequence ATGTCTGAGATGCGCACCCTTGGTGAATTCATTGTTGCAAAACAAAATGACTTCCCCCATGCAAGCGGTGATCTATCATCCCTTTTGTCATCAATTCGTCTTGCTGCGAAAATTGTTAACCGCGAAATTAACAAAGCAGGTCTTGTCGACATTACTGGCGCTGTTGGTACAGACAACGTTCAAGGTGAAGAGCAACAAAAGCTAGACCTATACGCGAACGACAAGTTTAAAGCTGCACTTGAAGCCCGAGACCAAGTTTGTGGTGTGGCGAGTGAAGAAGAAGACGAAGCCGTTGCCTTCAATAAAGAGCTCAACAAAAACGCAAAATACGTCGTGCTGATGGATCCACTTGATGGATCTTCAAACATTGATGTGAATGTATCGGTTGGTACAATTTTCTCTATCTACCGTCGAGTATCTCCGATTGGTACTCCGCCAACACAAGAAGATTTCCTACAACCTGGACACAAACAAGTTGCCGCAGGTTACGTAATTTACGGTTCTTCAACCATGCTTGTTTACACAACAGGCGCTGGCGTAAATGGCTTCACCTACGATCCATCACTGGGTACCTTCTGTCTATCTCATGAAAACATGATGATCCCTGATGAAGGCAAGATTTACTCGATCAACGAAGGTAACTACTTCCGCTTCCCAACGGGTGTTAAAAAGTACATTAAGTACTGCCAAGAAGATGAGCCGAGTGACAACCGCCCTTACACCTCTCGTTACATTGGTTCTCTAGTATCAGATTTCCACCGTAACCTGCTCAAAGGCGGTATCTACTTATACCCAAGCACACAAAGCCACCCTCAAGGTAAGCTGCGTTTGCTTTACGAGTGCAACCCAATTGCTTTCCTTATGGAACAGGCTGGTGGTATCGCTTCAGACGGTGTTCAACGTATCATGGATATCAAACCAACAGAGTTACACCAACGTGTACCTTTCTTTGTTGGTTCAACAGACATGGTTCGTAAAGTAGAAGAGTTTCTTGAACTTAACCAAGACTAA
- a CDS encoding gamma-glutamylcyclotransferase family protein: protein MQHLVFVYGTLRQGQSNHHYLQHCELLGRFDTPDTFALFDLGAYPAMIFGKKSVAGEVYIINDEILESLDRLEDVPVEYRREQIETIFGLVWVYLYQLDLTANKEILSGDWCKRDNPQ, encoded by the coding sequence ATGCAGCATCTTGTGTTCGTCTATGGCACGTTGAGACAAGGCCAATCCAATCATCACTATTTGCAGCATTGTGAGTTGTTGGGGCGCTTTGATACACCAGATACATTTGCCCTTTTTGATTTAGGTGCCTATCCGGCGATGATTTTTGGAAAGAAAAGTGTCGCTGGCGAGGTCTATATCATTAACGACGAAATTTTGGAGTCGCTCGATCGGCTAGAAGATGTTCCTGTTGAGTATCGTCGCGAGCAAATAGAGACTATATTTGGATTAGTATGGGTATATTTGTATCAGCTTGATCTAACAGCTAATAAAGAAATACTTTCGGGTGACTGGTGTAAGCGGGACAACCCTCAGTAG